From the Paludibacterium paludis genome, one window contains:
- the lptC gene encoding LPS export ABC transporter periplasmic protein LptC, which yields MIRQKLFPVLLIVLMALLTFWLDQVSSITTIVRDLNPNRPEFSASGLTATRFDEHGQLYERLVAERAWQFPKQHDVYFDKGVLTLYRAGATDSVVKAETGHYNPRTRQGFFDRKVRMDKPAGAEGPASSVDTSAMSLDGDKGLLRSNRYVEMHHGNSVATGVGFTYDYRNKQLHLLSNARITYAK from the coding sequence ATGATCCGGCAAAAACTGTTTCCGGTCCTGCTGATCGTGCTGATGGCCTTGCTGACGTTCTGGCTCGACCAGGTATCGAGCATCACCACGATCGTGCGCGACCTCAACCCGAACCGGCCGGAGTTCTCGGCGAGCGGCCTGACCGCCACCCGGTTCGACGAGCATGGCCAGTTGTACGAACGCCTCGTCGCGGAACGCGCCTGGCAATTTCCCAAACAGCACGATGTCTACTTCGACAAGGGCGTGCTGACGCTCTACCGGGCCGGCGCCACCGACAGCGTCGTCAAGGCCGAGACCGGCCATTACAACCCCCGCACGCGGCAAGGGTTCTTCGACCGCAAGGTCAGGATGGACAAGCCGGCCGGCGCCGAAGGCCCCGCATCGAGCGTGGACACCTCGGCCATGAGCCTCGACGGAGACAAAGGCCTGCTGCGCTCGAACCGCTATGTGGAAATGCATCACGGCAATTCGGTCGCCACGGGTGTGGGCTTCACTTACGATTATCGCAACAAGCAGCTTCATCTGCTATCCAATGCGAGGATAACCTATGCGAAATAA
- a CDS encoding substrate-binding periplasmic protein: MRCLRLAGIVPGVVVSLAFGDPAPSLRLLTEEYPPFNMTEAGKAGGLSTEIVRELMKRAGVKSTVEVMPWIRAFNLAVLEPRTCVYSTTRTDSRGPLFKWVGPLVENPWVLYARAGSAHAVTGLEGARPYKIGGYGGDAVSQFLVERGFEVDLTHTDVQNIRKLQAGRIDFWATGKYLGAYLVAREKATGLSPVLTFNSTFMYLACHRSLPDSQVRDLNGILHAMQKDGTLARINAKYLDHR; this comes from the coding sequence ATGCGGTGCCTGAGACTTGCCGGGATCGTGCCGGGTGTCGTCGTGTCGCTGGCTTTCGGCGATCCGGCGCCGTCGCTGCGCCTGCTGACCGAAGAGTATCCTCCGTTCAACATGACCGAGGCGGGCAAGGCGGGCGGACTGTCGACCGAAATCGTTCGGGAACTGATGAAGCGCGCCGGAGTGAAGTCGACGGTGGAAGTCATGCCCTGGATCCGAGCCTTCAACCTTGCCGTGCTGGAGCCGCGCACCTGCGTCTATTCCACGACGCGTACCGATTCTCGCGGGCCTCTTTTCAAGTGGGTGGGACCGTTGGTGGAGAATCCGTGGGTGCTGTATGCGAGGGCGGGAAGCGCGCATGCCGTGACCGGGCTGGAAGGCGCGCGCCCTTACAAAATCGGCGGATACGGCGGGGATGCGGTGTCGCAGTTCCTCGTTGAGCGGGGATTCGAGGTCGACCTGACCCATACCGACGTGCAGAACATCCGGAAACTGCAGGCTGGCCGCATCGATTTCTGGGCGACCGGCAAATACCTGGGCGCCTATCTGGTCGCCCGCGAAAAGGCGACCGGTCTGAGCCCCGTGCTTACCTTCAACAGCACGTTCATGTACCTTGCGTGCCATCGTTCTTTGCCCGACAGCCAGGTGCGCGATCTGAACGGAATCCTGCATGCCATGCAGAAAGACGGCACGCTGGCCCGCATCAACGCCAAGTATCTCGACCACCGCTAG
- a CDS encoding cation:proton antiporter, with the protein MAPIVLVLLASVIVVTLCRTVRVPPMLGYLVVGFLAGPGVANLIPGGEQTHFLGEIGIVFMMFSIGLEFSLPKLRAMRHLVFGLGASQVALTLITAFAVMMLMSADVPAALAIGGAVTMSSTAIASKLLAERLELAQPHGQLAIGVLLFQDLAVVPLLILLPAFAGGDHNLLMELGLAALKVVVVMALLLSLGQRLIRPWFHVVARRRSSELFMINVLLATLGVAWLTELSGLSLALGAFVAGMLISETEYRYQVEEDIRPFRDILLGFFFITVGMKVNILALYQHWQEVLLLLVLLLPVKLGVVFLLARRFGHKSRDALRGALALAQGGEFGFVLLALAGNLGLISATLEQAGIAAILLSMLAAPFLIMHSEAIARRFIREDWMMQAVDLHQLLVEGMSRSDHVLICGYGRTGQSLARLFDAESIPFFALDTDPERVREASEAGDPVVFGDAMRKEVLMAAGLDRAKVMVVTFADSHTAVRILHLVQDLRPDLPVIVRTVDDSDIGMLREAGADEVVPEVLEGSLMLASQALMVAGVPLNRILRRIRSVREERYDLFRGFFRGASDEGEGEEAQPRLLSVYVCEGAAAVGGRIADLGLDDLEVELKSVRRRGFRRLDVDGGFSVEQGDVLVLLGRPDALGRAEYRILNG; encoded by the coding sequence ATGGCCCCGATCGTTCTTGTCCTGTTGGCTTCGGTCATTGTCGTCACCCTGTGCCGCACGGTCCGGGTGCCGCCGATGCTGGGCTATCTCGTGGTCGGTTTCCTGGCCGGGCCGGGTGTGGCGAATCTGATTCCCGGCGGCGAGCAGACGCATTTTCTCGGCGAGATCGGGATCGTGTTCATGATGTTCTCCATCGGCCTGGAGTTTTCCCTGCCGAAATTACGCGCCATGCGCCATCTCGTGTTCGGTCTTGGCGCAAGCCAGGTGGCCCTGACACTGATCACCGCCTTCGCGGTGATGATGCTGATGTCGGCCGATGTGCCGGCGGCGCTGGCCATCGGCGGCGCCGTCACCATGTCGTCCACCGCCATCGCGAGCAAGCTGCTGGCCGAGCGTCTGGAGCTGGCCCAGCCGCACGGACAACTGGCCATCGGCGTGCTGCTGTTCCAGGATCTGGCCGTGGTGCCCCTGCTGATCCTGCTGCCCGCCTTCGCAGGCGGTGATCACAATCTGCTGATGGAACTGGGGCTGGCCGCCCTGAAAGTCGTTGTGGTGATGGCGCTGCTCCTGTCGCTCGGACAGCGTCTCATCCGCCCCTGGTTCCATGTCGTGGCGCGCCGCCGCTCCAGCGAACTGTTCATGATCAACGTCTTGCTCGCGACGCTCGGCGTGGCGTGGCTTACCGAGTTGTCCGGGCTTTCCCTGGCGTTGGGGGCGTTCGTCGCCGGCATGCTGATTTCGGAAACCGAATACCGTTATCAGGTGGAGGAGGATATCCGTCCTTTCCGGGACATTTTGCTGGGATTCTTCTTCATCACCGTGGGGATGAAGGTCAATATCCTGGCTCTGTATCAGCATTGGCAGGAGGTCCTGCTGCTTCTGGTGTTGCTGCTGCCTGTGAAGCTCGGCGTGGTGTTTTTGCTGGCGCGCCGCTTCGGCCACAAGTCGCGCGACGCTTTGCGCGGAGCCCTGGCGCTTGCCCAGGGCGGCGAGTTCGGTTTTGTTCTGCTCGCGCTGGCAGGCAATCTCGGGCTGATTTCCGCGACGCTCGAGCAGGCCGGTATTGCCGCCATCTTGCTGTCGATGCTGGCCGCGCCGTTCCTGATCATGCATTCGGAGGCGATCGCGCGGCGCTTCATCCGCGAGGACTGGATGATGCAGGCGGTCGATCTGCACCAGTTGCTGGTCGAGGGCATGTCAAGGAGCGACCATGTGCTGATCTGCGGGTACGGACGGACCGGGCAATCGCTGGCGCGGCTTTTCGATGCGGAATCCATCCCGTTTTTCGCTCTGGATACCGATCCGGAAAGAGTGCGCGAGGCATCCGAGGCCGGGGATCCGGTGGTGTTCGGCGATGCGATGCGCAAGGAGGTCCTGATGGCGGCCGGACTGGATCGCGCCAAGGTGATGGTGGTGACGTTCGCGGACAGCCACACGGCGGTGCGCATTCTTCACCTGGTGCAGGATCTGCGCCCCGATCTTCCTGTGATCGTGCGCACGGTCGACGACTCCGATATCGGCATGTTGCGCGAGGCCGGGGCGGACGAAGTGGTGCCCGAGGTTCTGGAGGGCAGCCTGATGCTGGCGTCCCAGGCATTGATGGTGGCCGGGGTGCCGCTGAACCGCATCTTGCGGCGTATCCGTTCGGTGCGGGAAGAGCGCTACGACCTGTTCCGCGGGTTTTTCCGGGGGGCGAGCGACGAGGGGGAGGGCGAGGAGGCTCAACCGAGGCTGTTGAGCGTGTACGTGTGCGAAGGCGCGGCCGCGGTGGGGGGCCGGATCGCCGATCTCGGACTGGACGACCTGGAGGTCGAACTCAAATCGGTGCGGCGCCGGGGATTCCGGCGGCTGGACGTCGACGGCGGCTTTTCCGTCGAGCAAGGGGATGTGCTGGTGCTGCTCGGGCGCCCCGATGCGCTCGGTCGCGCGGAATACCGGATCCTGAACGGTTGA
- a CDS encoding KpsF/GutQ family sugar-phosphate isomerase encodes MENANLSARIARAREVMTLEAEAILAVSSRLDGTFTRAIDLILAASGRLVVTGMGKSGHVARKIAATLASTGTTAFFMHPAEAAHGDLGMIAPGDVVLALSNSGESDEVLALWPALKRKGIRIIAMTGRATSSMATLADLHIDAHVDKEACPLGLAPTTSTTVQLALGDALAVCLMHERGFGREDFAMSHPAGSLGRRLLVQVRDIMHSGEALPAVGSGTSLKDALLEMTRKGLGMTAVIAADGSLAGIYTDGDLRRTLDRTLDLAGLVIDEVMTRAPVTIAADRLATEAVQIMESKKKNGLLVVNDRGQLVGALNMHDLFKAGVV; translated from the coding sequence ATGGAAAACGCAAACCTCTCCGCCCGCATCGCACGGGCACGGGAAGTCATGACCCTGGAGGCCGAGGCCATCCTGGCCGTATCCTCGCGTCTTGACGGAACCTTTACCCGGGCCATCGATCTGATCCTGGCCGCGTCCGGCCGGCTGGTCGTCACCGGCATGGGGAAATCGGGGCATGTGGCGCGCAAGATCGCCGCCACGCTGGCGAGCACCGGCACCACGGCATTTTTCATGCATCCTGCCGAAGCCGCCCATGGCGACCTGGGCATGATCGCGCCGGGCGATGTGGTGCTCGCCCTGTCCAACTCGGGCGAAAGCGACGAAGTGCTCGCCCTGTGGCCGGCGCTCAAGCGCAAGGGAATCCGGATCATCGCGATGACCGGCAGGGCGACCTCCAGCATGGCCACGCTCGCCGACCTGCACATCGACGCGCATGTCGACAAGGAGGCCTGCCCGCTGGGCCTCGCGCCGACCACGAGCACGACCGTGCAGCTGGCGCTGGGCGATGCGCTTGCCGTGTGCCTGATGCACGAGCGCGGTTTCGGCAGGGAGGACTTCGCCATGTCCCATCCGGCGGGCAGTCTGGGCCGGCGCCTGCTCGTCCAGGTTCGGGACATCATGCACAGCGGCGAGGCGCTGCCAGCGGTCGGAAGCGGCACGTCCCTGAAGGACGCCCTCCTCGAAATGACGCGCAAGGGACTGGGCATGACCGCCGTGATCGCGGCAGACGGCAGCCTTGCCGGCATCTACACTGACGGAGACCTGCGCCGCACGCTGGACCGCACGCTGGATCTGGCCGGACTCGTGATCGACGAGGTCATGACCCGCGCGCCGGTCACCATCGCCGCCGACCGGCTGGCGACCGAAGCGGTGCAGATCATGGAATCGAAAAAGAAAAACGGGCTGCTGGTCGTCAATGACCGGGGACAGCTCGTCGGCGCCCTCAACATGCACGACCTGTTCAAGGCCGGCGTCGTTTAG
- a CDS encoding KdsC family phosphatase — protein sequence MQAITTLARSTRLLIMDVDGVLTDGRIFFSATGEEIKAFNTLDGLGLKLLQSTGVKLAIITGRAAPSVEHRARGLGVDYYYAGIHDKRAALQSLLEETGFAADDCAYIGDDVVDLPVMIRVGLAVAVPDAPSLVRQHAHYVTGAAGGKGAVRELCELILQAQGNLERLMAGYLE from the coding sequence ATGCAAGCCATCACCACCCTGGCACGCTCAACCCGCCTCCTGATCATGGACGTGGACGGCGTGCTGACCGACGGCAGGATTTTCTTCTCCGCCACGGGCGAAGAGATCAAGGCCTTCAACACCCTCGACGGATTGGGACTGAAACTCCTGCAGTCGACCGGCGTCAAGCTCGCCATCATCACCGGACGCGCGGCGCCGAGCGTCGAGCACCGCGCGCGGGGCCTGGGCGTCGACTATTACTACGCGGGCATCCACGACAAGCGCGCCGCCTTGCAAAGCCTGCTCGAAGAAACCGGATTCGCCGCGGACGATTGCGCTTACATCGGCGACGATGTCGTCGATCTGCCGGTCATGATCCGCGTCGGCCTCGCGGTGGCGGTGCCCGACGCTCCGTCCCTGGTTCGCCAGCACGCCCATTATGTGACCGGAGCGGCCGGCGGCAAAGGCGCCGTGCGCGAACTGTGCGAACTGATCCTGCAGGCGCAAGGCAATCTTGAGCGCCTGATGGCGGGATATCTGGAATGA
- the lptB gene encoding LPS export ABC transporter ATP-binding protein: MTPSQLDVTGLKKRFKKRTVVKDVSLSIASGEVIGLLGPNGAGKTTSFYMIVGLIGADDGTIVLDGREITRLPIHTRARLGIGYLPQEASIFRKMTVDENIRAILEISGHKGEELENQLSLLLDDLNIAHLRDSSALSLSGGERRRVEIARVLATRPRFILLDEPFAGVDPIAVIDIQKIIAFLKGKGIGVLITDHNVRETLRICDRAYIISDGSVLASGIPEALVSNEKVREVYLGEHFRL; the protein is encoded by the coding sequence ATGACCCCCAGCCAACTCGACGTCACGGGCCTGAAAAAACGTTTCAAGAAACGGACAGTGGTCAAGGATGTGTCGCTGAGCATCGCCAGCGGCGAGGTGATCGGCCTGCTCGGCCCCAACGGCGCGGGCAAGACCACCAGTTTTTACATGATCGTCGGTCTCATCGGCGCCGATGACGGCACCATTGTCCTCGACGGCAGGGAAATCACCCGGCTCCCCATCCACACGCGGGCACGGCTCGGCATCGGTTACCTGCCGCAGGAGGCATCGATTTTCCGGAAGATGACCGTCGACGAGAACATCCGCGCCATCCTGGAGATTTCCGGACACAAGGGCGAGGAACTGGAAAACCAGCTCTCCTTGCTGCTTGACGACCTGAACATCGCCCATCTGCGGGACAGCAGCGCGCTCTCTCTGTCCGGAGGCGAACGGCGCCGCGTGGAAATCGCCCGCGTGCTCGCCACCCGGCCGCGCTTCATTCTGCTTGACGAGCCCTTCGCCGGCGTCGACCCGATCGCCGTGATCGACATCCAGAAAATCATCGCCTTCCTCAAGGGAAAGGGCATCGGCGTACTGATCACCGACCACAATGTGCGGGAAACCCTGCGCATCTGCGACCGCGCGTACATCATCAGCGACGGCAGCGTCCTGGCCTCCGGCATTCCGGAAGCGCTGGTCAGCAACGAAAAAGTCCGCGAAGTCTATTTGGGCGAACACTTCCGCCTCTGA
- the hprK gene encoding HPr(Ser) kinase/phosphatase: MPSITVRKLYQENQQKLNLSWVAGTAGADNIIGNDDQRPTLALVGHLNFIHPNRVQVLGLAEVSYLDRLEQSAAKTALDQLFHKSMSVVIVANGQAVPKLLRDYCHTHNVPLMSTPLESPYLMDVLRIYLARALAVSTVLHGVFLDVLEIGVLIMGDSAMGKSELALDLISRGHGLVADDAVELYRIGPETLEGRCPPLLRDFLEVRGLGILNIRTIFGETAVRPKKVLKLIIHLVKANDQAMQALDRLNIQSETQDILGVTVRKVVLPVAAGRNLAVLVEAAVRNYILQLRGIDSTREFIERHTNFLREQEHAADTD; the protein is encoded by the coding sequence ATGCCTAGCATAACGGTCCGCAAGCTGTACCAGGAAAACCAGCAGAAACTCAATCTGAGCTGGGTTGCCGGCACGGCGGGGGCCGACAATATCATAGGCAACGACGATCAGCGCCCGACCCTGGCGCTGGTCGGGCACTTGAACTTCATCCACCCCAACCGGGTCCAGGTGCTTGGGCTCGCCGAGGTGAGCTACCTCGACAGGCTCGAGCAGTCGGCGGCCAAAACCGCCCTCGACCAGCTTTTCCACAAGAGCATGTCGGTGGTGATCGTCGCCAACGGCCAGGCCGTGCCCAAGCTGTTGCGCGATTACTGCCACACCCATAACGTGCCGCTGATGTCGACACCGCTGGAAAGCCCCTACCTGATGGATGTGCTGCGCATCTATCTGGCCCGGGCGCTGGCGGTCTCGACCGTGCTGCACGGCGTATTTCTCGATGTGCTCGAAATCGGCGTGCTGATCATGGGCGACTCGGCGATGGGCAAGAGCGAGCTTGCGCTTGATCTGATCTCGCGCGGTCACGGACTCGTGGCCGACGATGCCGTGGAACTCTATCGCATCGGCCCGGAAACGCTCGAGGGCCGCTGCCCTCCCCTGCTGCGCGACTTTCTGGAGGTGCGCGGCCTGGGCATTCTCAACATCCGCACGATTTTCGGGGAAACGGCGGTCCGCCCGAAAAAGGTGCTCAAGCTGATCATTCACCTGGTCAAGGCCAACGACCAGGCGATGCAGGCGCTCGATCGCCTGAACATCCAGTCGGAGACCCAGGACATCCTGGGCGTGACTGTGCGCAAGGTCGTCCTGCCGGTGGCGGCGGGTCGTAACCTCGCGGTCCTTGTCGAGGCCGCCGTGCGCAACTACATCCTGCAGCTGCGCGGTATCGACAGCACCCGCGAGTTCATCGAACGCCACACCAATTTCCTCAGGGAACAGGAACATGCAGCTGATACTGATTAG
- the hpf gene encoding ribosome hibernation-promoting factor, HPF/YfiA family: MNFKLTGLHLDITPAMREYLESKLERIARHVDQLIDVSVILSVDKLVQKAEANVHLSGKDIHVESADSDMYAAIDALMDKLDRQVLKHKEKISEHRGAGTAGTAQEASL; the protein is encoded by the coding sequence ATGAACTTCAAACTGACCGGTCTTCATCTCGACATCACTCCGGCCATGCGCGAGTACCTGGAGAGCAAACTCGAACGCATCGCACGCCATGTCGATCAGCTGATTGATGTTTCCGTGATCCTGTCCGTCGACAAGCTGGTACAAAAAGCCGAGGCCAATGTCCATCTTTCCGGCAAGGACATCCACGTCGAATCCGCGGACAGCGACATGTACGCGGCCATCGACGCGCTGATGGACAAACTCGACCGTCAGGTGCTCAAGCACAAGGAAAAGATCTCCGAACACCGCGGAGCGGGCACGGCGGGAACCGCCCAGGAAGCCTCGCTGTAA
- the ptsN gene encoding PTS IIA-like nitrogen regulatory protein PtsN — MGLIGKILTADHILLDLDVSSKKRVFEQVGLLIENTRGIARSEIFDCLFAREKLGSTGLGQGVAIPHGRARGLKEATGVFIRLKQPIPFDAPDGKPVQSLFVLLVPEQATDLHLQVLSELAQLFSSRQVREQLLAAAAPGEIHELLTQWSANA, encoded by the coding sequence ATGGGCCTCATAGGCAAAATCCTCACCGCGGACCACATTCTTCTGGACCTTGATGTTTCCAGCAAGAAACGGGTTTTCGAGCAGGTGGGGCTACTGATTGAAAATACGCGTGGCATCGCGCGCAGCGAAATCTTCGACTGCCTGTTCGCCCGCGAAAAGCTGGGCTCCACGGGCCTCGGACAAGGCGTCGCCATCCCTCACGGCAGAGCGCGCGGACTCAAGGAGGCGACCGGCGTCTTCATCCGGCTCAAGCAGCCCATTCCGTTCGATGCGCCGGACGGCAAGCCGGTGCAGAGCCTCTTTGTCCTGCTCGTTCCAGAGCAGGCAACGGACCTGCATCTGCAGGTTCTCTCGGAACTCGCCCAGCTGTTCTCCAGCCGCCAGGTACGCGAACAGCTGCTGGCCGCGGCGGCGCCGGGCGAAATCCACGAACTCCTGACCCAATGGAGCGCCAATGCCTAG
- a CDS encoding RNA polymerase factor sigma-54, with the protein MKPTLQLKVSQHLTLTPQLQQSIKLLQLSTPELQTEVERLLLENPLIERADDTAEDAGARTDADVDPAPAEPDTAREEGQDTQGDWGTGGGRRDDGDDYDPLANVPVTPTLREHLIAQLGEVAMPHQDSARVRLLIEELDEDGYLPADLPELVAQLPEELDIGVDEMAVALRLLQQFDPPGVAARNLAESLRLQLLRREDTPERRFALELVDGHLALLGNRDYTKLRKLAGGDDNLLRAARHLIATLNPRPAAGFSGAEIHYVVPDITVRKRGGRWVAQLNQAAIPRLQVNPVYARMLAENRQNSSELTGRLQEARWFVKNIQQRFDTILKVSEAIVQRQQTFFEEGEVAMRPLILRDIAEEVGLHESTVSRVTTQKYLQCPRGVFELKYFFGSALETDSGEECSATAIKAHIRRLIDTENPARPLSDNALSDELGRQGIQVARRTVAKYREAMQIPPANQRKAL; encoded by the coding sequence ATGAAGCCAACCCTTCAGCTCAAGGTCTCCCAGCACCTGACCCTCACCCCCCAGCTGCAGCAGTCGATCAAACTGCTGCAGCTCTCCACGCCGGAACTGCAAACGGAGGTCGAGCGCCTTCTTCTGGAAAACCCCCTCATCGAACGCGCCGACGACACGGCGGAGGATGCCGGAGCGCGCACCGATGCCGATGTCGATCCCGCGCCGGCCGAACCGGATACCGCCCGGGAGGAAGGCCAGGATACGCAGGGAGACTGGGGAACGGGCGGGGGACGCCGCGACGATGGGGACGATTACGACCCGCTGGCCAACGTTCCCGTCACACCCACGCTGCGCGAGCATCTGATCGCGCAACTGGGCGAAGTCGCGATGCCTCATCAGGACAGCGCGCGGGTCCGGCTGCTTATCGAGGAGCTCGACGAGGACGGCTACCTTCCCGCCGATCTGCCCGAACTGGTGGCCCAGCTTCCCGAGGAACTGGATATCGGCGTCGACGAAATGGCCGTGGCGCTCAGGCTGCTGCAGCAATTCGACCCGCCCGGCGTCGCGGCGCGGAATCTGGCGGAATCCCTGCGCCTGCAACTACTCAGGCGGGAAGATACGCCGGAGCGCCGATTCGCGCTGGAACTGGTCGATGGACACCTCGCGCTGCTCGGCAACCGGGACTACACGAAATTGCGCAAGCTCGCCGGCGGCGACGACAATCTTCTCAGGGCGGCCCGGCACTTGATCGCCACCCTCAATCCACGCCCCGCGGCCGGCTTCAGCGGCGCGGAGATCCACTACGTGGTGCCGGACATCACCGTGCGCAAACGCGGCGGACGTTGGGTCGCCCAACTGAACCAGGCCGCGATCCCCCGCCTGCAGGTCAATCCGGTTTATGCCAGGATGCTTGCCGAAAACCGTCAGAACAGTTCCGAGCTGACCGGCAGGCTTCAGGAAGCACGGTGGTTCGTCAAGAACATACAGCAACGATTTGACACTATCCTGAAAGTGTCGGAAGCTATCGTACAGAGGCAGCAAACGTTCTTTGAAGAAGGCGAAGTGGCCATGCGCCCCCTGATTCTCAGGGACATCGCCGAGGAAGTCGGATTGCACGAATCCACCGTGTCGCGCGTCACCACGCAAAAATACCTGCAGTGCCCGCGCGGGGTATTCGAGCTGAAGTACTTCTTCGGCAGCGCGCTGGAAACGGACAGCGGGGAGGAGTGCTCCGCCACCGCGATCAAGGCCCATATCCGGCGCCTGATCGATACGGAAAACCCGGCCAGGCCGCTGTCGGACAATGCCTTGTCCGACGAGCTCGGGCGCCAGGGAATCCAGGTTGCGCGCAGGACCGTTGCGAAGTATCGTGAGGCTATGCAGATTCCTCCGGCCAACCAGAGAAAGGCGCTGTGA
- the rapZ gene encoding RNase adapter RapZ has product MQLILISGLSGSGKSVTLRALEDSGYYCVDNLPATMLTEALNLYADFGYDHIAISVDTRSGPSLGALPDEMRKLREKGADVRLLFLESQEDTLVKRFSETRRRHPLSSPGLTVKECITLERELLADIQELGTRIDTSDMSANTLRNWVKTLVEADTGRLTLVIQSFGFKHGVPLDADFVFDVRCLPNPYYDRELRPLTGHDQPIIEFFLKCPDVAEMIDDIDSIVGKWLPRFNQEGRSYLTVAIGCTGGQHRSVYIARTLAERYAGKRVLVRHRQLDSLP; this is encoded by the coding sequence ATGCAGCTGATACTGATTAGCGGCCTGTCCGGCTCGGGCAAATCGGTCACGCTCAGGGCGCTGGAGGATTCGGGCTACTACTGCGTCGACAATCTTCCGGCGACCATGCTGACCGAGGCGCTGAACCTCTACGCCGACTTCGGTTACGATCATATCGCGATCAGCGTCGACACCCGCTCCGGCCCGTCGCTGGGCGCGCTTCCCGACGAGATGCGCAAGCTGCGCGAAAAGGGCGCCGATGTGCGGCTGCTGTTTCTCGAGTCGCAGGAGGACACCCTGGTCAAGCGCTTTTCCGAAACCAGGCGGCGCCACCCTCTGTCGAGCCCGGGTCTGACGGTCAAGGAATGCATCACGCTCGAACGCGAGCTTTTGGCCGACATTCAGGAACTGGGCACGCGCATCGACACCAGCGATATGTCGGCCAACACGCTGCGGAACTGGGTCAAAACCCTGGTCGAAGCCGACACGGGGCGTTTGACGCTGGTGATCCAGTCGTTCGGTTTCAAGCACGGCGTTCCGCTGGACGCCGACTTCGTGTTCGATGTCCGCTGCCTGCCCAATCCTTATTACGATCGGGAGCTTCGCCCGCTGACCGGTCACGATCAGCCGATCATCGAGTTTTTCCTGAAATGCCCGGATGTCGCGGAAATGATCGACGACATCGACAGTATCGTCGGCAAGTGGCTGCCCCGCTTCAATCAGGAGGGCCGCAGTTACCTGACCGTCGCCATCGGCTGCACCGGCGGACAGCACCGCTCCGTCTACATCGCCCGCACCCTTGCCGAGCGGTATGCCGGCAAACGGGTGCTGGTGCGGCATCGACAACTGGACAGCCTGCCCTGA
- the lptA gene encoding lipopolysaccharide transport periplasmic protein LptA, protein MRNNRLTALFVLSCLAAAPAFAEKADREKPLNLTANDAKWDQIRKVTVLTGNVVAVQGTMIVHSDQAYLTQDDKGNQTLVANGKPVTFRQKSDPDSKGVVEWIDAQGDRVDYATQTHTAILTGNARVKKGESIVIGNVITYNTETQVVESVGGTANTANKGRVTIIIPPRQAGSAPATDGKKP, encoded by the coding sequence ATGCGAAATAACCGCCTGACGGCGCTATTCGTCCTCTCCTGCCTGGCGGCGGCGCCGGCGTTCGCGGAAAAAGCCGACCGTGAAAAACCCCTCAATCTCACGGCGAACGACGCCAAGTGGGACCAGATCCGGAAAGTGACCGTGCTGACCGGAAACGTGGTCGCCGTGCAGGGCACCATGATCGTGCACAGCGACCAGGCCTATCTGACGCAGGACGACAAAGGCAATCAGACGCTCGTCGCCAACGGCAAGCCGGTCACCTTCCGCCAGAAGTCCGATCCGGACAGCAAGGGCGTCGTCGAATGGATCGACGCGCAGGGCGACCGCGTGGATTACGCGACGCAAACCCATACCGCGATCCTGACCGGCAACGCGCGGGTGAAGAAAGGTGAAAGCATCGTCATCGGCAACGTGATCACCTACAACACCGAAACCCAGGTCGTGGAAAGCGTCGGCGGCACCGCCAATACCGCCAACAAGGGCCGGGTGACCATCATCATCCCGCCCAGGCAGGCAGGATCCGCTCCGGCCACCGACGGAAAAAAACCATGA